The following are encoded together in the Paludisphaera mucosa genome:
- the yidC gene encoding membrane protein insertase YidC, with protein MSNERRLVVFVMLTFVWVMGFPYLLQRLGLTPPPAPKKPPAVVAKAKADADALAAAKKAEAAVAKRDVVKPEEPAAKGEDSKAKVDLVPAAELVLGSLGDASPTGYRFQVQLDQKGAGVESVVSSRYDADFEGRVNPHLPLQLIGRDRSKPLLSAAWPPSLSLTLSSPDGPGRAAPALRPIERAELSDLNPDVAVTEDMLDAQLWEAVRDEQGRVVRNLKREARDGVPAAEGQEASFRTKADNGVIVTKTFRLWQGADGFEFDLKFESPDQERAFSYNLLGPYGIPIEGEWYTSTFREVFFGTAAPGGSVSLEAHTAYEVAKAGDKVVDSTVQPLRFTGVENQYFAILVAPILASKNPEDRIDRETRAIVLHRHPQDIQKSDVGVRIGSKPVKVGPNAPQTFAFQVFAGPKTEAALMPYGAEELGVYRKGIIPLAPTIARYVITPILSFTYALTERVSALFGGVRGNYGVAIILLTLIVKMLMFPLGRKQALMAQRSQALQPHMKLIQEKYKDDKEKLTRETFALYKKHGVNPVGGCLPALIQLPIFVGLWQALNTSVGLRQAPFLWINDLAAPDMLFRLPVDVMFLGHWFNLLPILVVGLMLVQTKLFAPPATTPEAEMQQKTMKYMMVVMAVMFYKVPSGLGLYFITSSLWSIGERLLLPKIIHETPAEGEDFGDGGNGRKGPPTPTAPAKPPGSIAKFWNRVLDEAKKDPTYRKIVDDRDGGGKEGKGKDRPGGGERTDDRRDRGKPRARPGRK; from the coding sequence ATGAGCAATGAGAGACGCCTCGTCGTATTCGTGATGCTGACCTTCGTGTGGGTGATGGGCTTCCCCTATCTCCTGCAGAGGCTCGGCCTGACGCCGCCGCCCGCGCCCAAGAAGCCCCCGGCCGTCGTCGCCAAGGCCAAGGCCGACGCCGACGCCCTCGCCGCCGCGAAGAAGGCCGAGGCGGCCGTCGCGAAGCGGGACGTCGTCAAGCCCGAGGAGCCGGCCGCCAAGGGCGAGGACTCCAAGGCCAAGGTCGACCTCGTCCCGGCCGCCGAGCTGGTGCTGGGCTCGCTCGGGGACGCCTCGCCGACCGGCTATCGCTTCCAGGTGCAGCTCGACCAGAAGGGGGCGGGCGTCGAGTCCGTCGTCTCGTCGCGGTACGACGCCGATTTCGAGGGCCGGGTGAATCCCCACCTGCCGCTGCAGCTCATCGGCCGCGACCGCAGCAAGCCCCTGCTCTCGGCCGCCTGGCCGCCGTCGCTGTCGCTCACCCTCAGCTCCCCCGACGGCCCCGGCCGCGCCGCGCCGGCGCTGCGGCCCATCGAGCGGGCCGAGCTTTCCGACCTCAACCCCGACGTGGCCGTCACCGAGGACATGCTCGACGCCCAGCTCTGGGAGGCCGTCCGCGACGAGCAAGGGCGGGTGGTCCGGAACCTCAAGCGCGAGGCGAGGGACGGCGTCCCGGCCGCCGAGGGCCAGGAGGCTTCGTTCCGGACCAAGGCCGACAACGGCGTGATCGTCACCAAGACCTTCCGCCTCTGGCAGGGCGCCGACGGCTTCGAGTTCGACCTGAAGTTCGAGAGCCCCGACCAGGAACGCGCCTTCAGCTACAACCTGCTCGGCCCCTACGGGATCCCGATCGAGGGCGAGTGGTACACCTCGACCTTCCGCGAGGTCTTCTTCGGCACCGCCGCCCCGGGCGGGTCCGTCTCGCTCGAGGCCCACACGGCGTACGAGGTCGCCAAGGCCGGCGACAAGGTGGTCGACTCCACCGTCCAGCCCCTGCGGTTCACGGGCGTCGAGAACCAGTACTTCGCGATCCTCGTCGCCCCCATCCTGGCCTCGAAGAACCCCGAGGACCGGATCGACCGCGAGACCCGGGCGATCGTCCTGCACCGCCACCCCCAGGACATCCAGAAGTCCGACGTCGGCGTGCGGATCGGCTCCAAGCCGGTCAAGGTCGGGCCCAACGCCCCGCAGACCTTCGCCTTCCAGGTCTTCGCCGGCCCCAAGACCGAGGCCGCCCTCATGCCCTACGGGGCGGAGGAGCTGGGGGTCTACCGCAAGGGGATCATCCCCCTGGCCCCCACCATCGCCCGCTACGTCATCACGCCGATCCTGTCGTTCACCTACGCCCTGACCGAGCGGGTGTCGGCCCTCTTCGGCGGCGTGCGGGGCAACTACGGCGTCGCGATCATCCTGCTGACGCTGATCGTCAAGATGCTGATGTTCCCCCTGGGCCGCAAACAGGCCCTGATGGCCCAGCGCAGCCAGGCGCTCCAGCCTCACATGAAGCTGATCCAGGAGAAGTACAAGGACGACAAGGAGAAGCTCACCCGCGAGACCTTCGCCCTGTACAAGAAGCACGGCGTCAACCCGGTCGGCGGCTGCCTCCCGGCCTTGATCCAGCTGCCGATCTTCGTCGGCCTCTGGCAGGCGCTGAACACGTCGGTCGGGCTCCGCCAGGCGCCCTTCCTCTGGATCAACGACCTCGCCGCGCCCGACATGCTCTTCCGGCTGCCGGTCGACGTGATGTTCCTCGGCCACTGGTTCAACCTGCTGCCGATCCTGGTCGTCGGCCTGATGCTCGTGCAGACCAAGCTCTTCGCGCCCCCGGCCACGACGCCCGAGGCCGAGATGCAGCAGAAGACGATGAAGTACATGATGGTCGTCATGGCTGTGATGTTCTACAAGGTCCCGTCCGGCCTGGGCCTCTACTTCATCACCAGCAGCCTGTGGTCGATCGGCGAGCGCCTGCTGCTCCCCAAGATCATCCACGAGACGCCGGCGGAAGGCGAAGACTTCGGCGACGGCGGCAACGGTCGCAAAGGCCCGCCCACGCCCACCGCCCCCGCCAAGCCCCCCGGCAGCATCGCCAAGTTCTGGAACCGCGTGCTCGACGAGGCCAAGAAAGACCCCACCTACCGCAAGATCGTCGACGACCGCGACGGCGGCGGCAAGGAAGGCAAAGGGAAGGACCGCCCCGGCGGCGGCGAGCGCACCGACGACCGCCGCGACCGGGGCAAGCCCCGGGCCCGCCCCGGTCGGAAATGA
- a CDS encoding metallophosphoesterase family protein produces MRRAIISDIHGNLEALETVLRDIEGQAVDEIFCLGDVIGYGPNPRECIDLVIENCHVTLLGNHDQGAMFDPDGFNVGAERAIFWTRGQLESSTDRANNERRWEFLGELLRSHRMSPFLFVHGSPRNPLSEYIFPEDIYNHRKMERLFQLVERYCFQGHTHVPGIFTESYQFFAPEEIDNEYTLGDGKLLINVGSVGQPRDGDPRACYLVLDDGDSSKPPKITYRRSSPR; encoded by the coding sequence ATGCGTCGTGCGATCATCAGCGATATTCACGGAAACCTCGAGGCGCTCGAGACCGTCCTGCGCGACATCGAGGGCCAGGCGGTCGACGAGATCTTCTGCCTGGGCGACGTGATCGGCTACGGCCCCAACCCGCGCGAGTGCATCGACCTGGTCATCGAGAACTGCCACGTCACGCTGCTCGGCAATCACGACCAGGGGGCCATGTTCGACCCCGACGGCTTCAACGTCGGCGCCGAGCGGGCCATCTTCTGGACCCGCGGCCAGCTCGAAAGCTCGACCGATCGCGCCAACAACGAGCGGCGCTGGGAGTTCCTGGGCGAGCTGCTCCGCTCGCACCGGATGTCCCCCTTCCTGTTCGTGCACGGCTCGCCGCGGAACCCGCTGAGCGAGTACATCTTCCCCGAGGACATCTACAACCACCGCAAGATGGAGCGGCTGTTCCAGCTCGTCGAGCGCTACTGCTTCCAGGGCCACACCCACGTCCCGGGGATCTTCACCGAGAGCTACCAGTTCTTCGCCCCCGAGGAGATCGACAACGAGTACACCCTGGGCGACGGCAAGCTGCTGATCAACGTCGGCTCCGTCGGCCAGCCCCGCGACGGCGACCCCCGCGCCTGCTACCTCGTCCTCGACGACGGCGACTCCTCCAAGCCCCCCAAGATCACCTACCGCCGAAGCTCCCCTCGATAA
- a CDS encoding discoidin domain-containing protein translates to MTRRRDARVRLPDLLALEPRRLLTTLIAIVDSGVDLNDSSVVPYLDLTSAYDAYNERTYAQAGAQAILDTSLTHGHGSVVANMTVQGIVAAAAASSRPPDVKIMPIRDTSSGLNIDPNAVIRGIFWAADHGASVINLSVNFTYNASLSDHDDPRDGSTLVDAIAYAQSKGAIVVTAPGNAARSIELIPVFPPYADDPLYSTTRPTPTNVLVAAAVDANGVLTPVSSWGAVHVDLGAYSGPEGATSYSAAYASGVAGVVADLLPDGSSPRRVLDVLESTVTPTSQTVGAWSKTGGVLNPAAAVARAVQPLASADGSIVIDAGAASDVDFQGGAAATTTAVVDLGGIPSPPDATVFQTARQGSAFSYAIDGLTPGSMYHVRLDFSETRYDGPGQRLFDVLVNGVTQISALDVFAAAGGENRATARDLIVQADGSGRISLAFKGIRGDATVDAIEVSPSTDIAAGKPATSSSIESWSYNPALGVDFSPTSRWSSGQWMQSTSTAWYAVDLQDFYTITDVRLDWERAYAVDFQIQVSDDGRTWTTIKTVAGNQAYGVMDLSGLSGEGRFLRIYCTQTSAGSNNYSLFDLQVSGSRLNDLAQGATATATSSESSAYTPPAAFDNDATTRWSSGQWMQGSQSAWLTVDLGSISAIRDVRLVWEAAYAADYQIQSSVDGKNWTTLQDVQGTGVVGPAYFPDLGGVGRYVRILCLNPGPINDNYSLYDFNVYGEPLTNLATGKVATSSTNESNFYAPSMAVDANPASRWSSGQWMQNTTTGWLAIDLGAKYDLGAVVLNWEAAYAVDYQIQVSDDGQDWTTIRSVVGNAKPGVDIQGGLSGSGRFVRIECTRLNWALNYSLYDVQIFGSPTVAATTTSAAVATADSPAWSTWTASAAVAPVATAPLAAPTPTVVPASLTVLPPPIRRALPAAAFAIRSPRVPAPAPSFARVGRPGLRTSRN, encoded by the coding sequence ATGACTCGACGACGAGACGCGCGCGTCCGCCTGCCCGACCTGCTGGCCCTTGAGCCCCGCCGACTCCTGACGACCCTGATCGCGATCGTCGATTCGGGCGTCGACCTCAACGACTCCTCGGTCGTCCCCTATCTCGATCTGACCTCGGCGTACGACGCCTACAACGAGCGCACCTACGCCCAGGCCGGGGCCCAGGCGATCCTCGACACCAGCCTGACCCACGGCCACGGGTCGGTCGTGGCGAACATGACGGTCCAGGGGATCGTCGCCGCCGCGGCGGCCTCGTCGCGCCCGCCCGACGTCAAGATCATGCCCATCCGGGACACGTCGTCGGGCCTCAACATCGACCCCAACGCCGTGATCCGGGGGATCTTCTGGGCGGCCGACCACGGCGCGTCGGTGATCAACCTGAGCGTCAACTTCACGTACAACGCCAGCCTGTCCGACCACGACGACCCCCGCGACGGCTCGACGCTCGTCGACGCCATCGCCTACGCCCAGTCCAAGGGCGCGATCGTCGTCACGGCCCCGGGCAACGCGGCCCGCAGCATCGAGCTGATCCCCGTCTTCCCGCCCTACGCCGACGACCCCCTCTACTCCACCACCCGCCCCACGCCGACCAACGTCCTGGTCGCGGCGGCCGTCGACGCGAACGGCGTCCTGACCCCAGTGTCGAGCTGGGGGGCGGTCCACGTCGACCTGGGGGCGTATTCGGGCCCCGAGGGGGCCACGTCGTATTCGGCGGCCTACGCCTCGGGCGTCGCCGGCGTCGTCGCCGACCTGCTCCCGGACGGCTCGTCGCCGCGGAGGGTGCTCGACGTCCTCGAATCGACCGTCACGCCCACGTCGCAGACGGTCGGCGCGTGGTCGAAGACCGGCGGCGTGCTGAACCCCGCCGCGGCCGTCGCCCGGGCGGTCCAGCCCCTCGCCTCCGCCGACGGCTCGATCGTGATCGACGCCGGCGCCGCGAGCGACGTCGACTTCCAGGGGGGCGCGGCCGCGACCACCACGGCGGTCGTCGACCTGGGCGGAATCCCGTCCCCGCCGGACGCCACGGTCTTCCAGACCGCCCGTCAGGGATCGGCGTTCTCCTACGCGATCGACGGCCTGACGCCCGGGAGCATGTACCACGTCCGGCTCGACTTCTCCGAGACCCGCTACGACGGGCCCGGCCAGCGGCTCTTCGACGTCCTGGTCAACGGCGTCACCCAGATCTCGGCCCTCGACGTCTTCGCGGCGGCCGGCGGCGAGAACCGTGCGACGGCCCGCGACCTGATCGTCCAGGCCGACGGCTCGGGGAGGATCTCGCTCGCGTTCAAGGGGATCCGGGGCGACGCCACGGTCGACGCGATCGAGGTTTCGCCGTCCACGGACATCGCCGCCGGCAAGCCCGCGACCTCCTCGTCGATCGAGTCCTGGTCGTACAACCCCGCGCTCGGCGTCGACTTCTCGCCGACTTCGCGCTGGTCGAGCGGCCAGTGGATGCAGAGCACGTCCACCGCCTGGTACGCCGTCGATCTCCAGGACTTCTACACCATCACCGACGTGCGCCTCGACTGGGAGCGGGCCTACGCCGTCGACTTCCAGATCCAGGTCAGCGACGACGGCCGGACCTGGACCACCATCAAGACCGTCGCCGGCAACCAGGCGTACGGCGTGATGGACCTATCCGGGCTGTCGGGCGAGGGCCGTTTCCTCCGGATCTATTGCACGCAGACCAGCGCGGGCTCGAACAACTATTCGCTGTTCGACCTGCAGGTCTCGGGATCGCGCCTGAACGACCTGGCGCAAGGCGCGACCGCGACCGCCACTTCGTCCGAATCGTCGGCGTACACGCCGCCCGCGGCCTTCGACAACGACGCGACCACCCGGTGGTCGAGCGGCCAGTGGATGCAGGGCTCGCAGTCGGCCTGGCTCACCGTCGACCTGGGATCGATCTCGGCCATCCGCGACGTTCGTCTCGTCTGGGAAGCGGCCTACGCGGCCGACTACCAGATCCAGTCGAGCGTCGACGGCAAGAACTGGACGACGCTCCAGGACGTCCAGGGGACCGGCGTCGTCGGCCCGGCGTACTTCCCCGACCTCGGCGGAGTCGGCCGCTACGTGCGGATCCTCTGCCTCAATCCCGGCCCGATCAACGACAACTACTCGCTCTACGACTTCAACGTCTACGGCGAGCCGCTGACGAACCTGGCGACGGGCAAGGTCGCGACCTCGTCGACCAACGAGAGCAACTTCTACGCGCCCTCGATGGCGGTCGACGCCAACCCGGCGTCGCGCTGGTCGAGCGGCCAGTGGATGCAGAACACCACGACCGGCTGGCTGGCCATCGACCTGGGCGCGAAGTACGACCTGGGCGCGGTGGTGCTCAACTGGGAGGCCGCCTACGCCGTCGACTACCAGATCCAGGTCAGCGACGACGGCCAGGACTGGACCACGATCCGCTCGGTCGTCGGCAACGCCAAACCCGGCGTCGACATCCAGGGGGGCCTCTCGGGCTCGGGCCGGTTCGTGCGGATCGAGTGCACCCGGCTCAACTGGGCGTTGAACTACTCGCTGTACGACGTCCAGATCTTCGGCTCGCCGACCGTCGCCGCGACGACGACCTCCGCCGCCGTCGCCACCGCCGACTCCCCGGCCTGGTCGACCTGGACCGCCAGCGCCGCCGTGGCCCCCGTCGCCACCGCCCCGCTCGCCGCGCCGACCCCGACCGTCGTCCCGGCGTCGCTCACCGTCCTGCCGCCGCCGATCCGCCGCGCCCTGCCCGCGGCCGCGTTCGCCATCCGCTCCCCGCGAGTCCCCGCGCCGGCTCCGTCGTTCGCCCGCGTCGGCCGCCCGGGGCTGCGAACGTCGCGAAACTGA
- a CDS encoding metallophosphoesterase family protein translates to MRRAIISDIHGNLEALETVLRDIEGQAVDEIFCLGDVIGYGPNPRECIDLVIENCHVTLLGNHDQGAMFDPDGFNVGAERAIFWTRGQLESSTDRANNERRWEFLGELLRSHRMSPFLFVHGSPRNPLSEYIFPEDIYNHRKMERLFQLVERYCFQGHTHVPGIFTESYQFFAPEEIDNEYTLGDGKLLINVGSVGQPRDGDPRACYLVLDDGDSSKPPKITYRRVPYDLEKTIRKIHAITELDPFLGDRLRQGR, encoded by the coding sequence GTGCGTCGTGCGATCATCAGCGATATTCATGGGAACCTCGAGGCGCTCGAGACCGTCCTGCGCGACATCGAGGGCCAGGCGGTCGACGAGATCTTCTGCCTGGGCGACGTGATCGGCTACGGCCCCAACCCCCGCGAGTGCATCGACCTGGTCATCGAGAACTGCCACGTCACGCTGCTCGGCAATCACGACCAGGGGGCCATGTTCGACCCCGACGGCTTCAACGTCGGCGCCGAGCGGGCCATCTTCTGGACCCGCGGCCAGCTCGAAAGCTCGACCGATCGCGCCAACAACGAGCGGCGCTGGGAGTTCCTGGGCGAGCTGCTCCGCTCGCACCGGATGTCCCCCTTCCTGTTCGTGCACGGCTCGCCGCGGAACCCGCTGAGCGAGTACATCTTCCCCGAGGACATCTACAACCACCGCAAGATGGAGCGGCTGTTCCAGCTCGTCGAGCGCTACTGCTTCCAGGGCCACACCCACGTCCCGGGGATCTTCACCGAGAGCTACCAGTTCTTCGCCCCCGAGGAGATCGACAACGAGTACACCCTGGGCGACGGCAAGCTGCTGATCAACGTCGGCTCCGTCGGCCAGCCCCGCGACGGCGACCCCCGCGCCTGCTACCTCGTCCTCGACGACGGCGACTCCTCCAAGCCCCCCAAGATCACCTACCGCCGCGTGCCCTACGACCTCGAGAAGACCATCCGCAAGATCCACGCGATCACCGAGCTGGATCCCTTCCTCGGCGACCGCCTCCGCCAGGGCCGCTGA
- a CDS encoding tRNA modification GTPase, translating into MSSVFDPEDAIAATASAPGPGLRGIVRVSGPDAWRIALAGFEPVRPLPAPPPRRAAIISGVYRLPGLRPPLPADVALWPAPRTYTGQELAEIHAPGSPPLLAHLLAHCLAQGARPARPGEFTLRAFLSGRIDLTRAEAVLGVIDARDGRRLDAALAQLAGGLAAPIDALRDRLLDLLAHLEADLDFVEEADVDPIGRAALAAELAREAAALAALTDRLGRRDRSQERPRVVLVGPPNAGKSRLFNAILGGDHALVSPLAGTTRDYLAAPCACDGLVVELVDTAGIETAADAIAAAAQERRSSEAERADLILACAAGDATGPDVLDEDDRVLRVWNKGDLQGPPGDDWIVTSAAAGAGIAELKRAVAAAIRRREGDHAATATSARCRDALTRAAAALQDASSALLASAGDELIAFELRDALDSLGEVTGAVVADDVLDRIFARFCIGK; encoded by the coding sequence GTGTCATCGGTTTTCGACCCTGAAGACGCGATCGCCGCGACGGCCTCCGCCCCCGGGCCCGGCCTGCGCGGGATCGTCCGCGTCTCCGGGCCGGACGCCTGGCGGATCGCCCTGGCTGGGTTCGAGCCCGTCCGGCCGCTCCCGGCCCCTCCCCCGCGCCGGGCCGCGATCATTTCGGGCGTCTACCGGCTGCCGGGCCTCCGGCCGCCGCTGCCGGCCGACGTCGCACTCTGGCCGGCGCCCCGGACGTACACCGGCCAGGAGCTGGCCGAGATCCACGCCCCGGGCTCGCCGCCGCTGCTGGCCCACCTGCTCGCCCACTGCCTGGCGCAGGGCGCGCGCCCGGCCCGCCCCGGCGAGTTCACGCTGCGGGCCTTCCTCTCGGGCCGGATCGACCTGACGCGGGCCGAGGCCGTGCTGGGCGTCATCGACGCCCGCGACGGCCGCCGGCTCGACGCCGCCCTCGCCCAGCTCGCCGGCGGCCTCGCCGCGCCGATCGACGCCCTCCGCGACCGGCTGCTCGACCTGCTCGCCCACCTGGAGGCCGATCTCGACTTCGTCGAGGAGGCCGACGTCGACCCCATCGGCCGCGCGGCGCTGGCGGCCGAACTCGCCCGCGAGGCCGCCGCGCTGGCCGCCCTGACCGATCGCCTGGGCCGCCGCGATCGGTCCCAGGAACGACCCCGAGTGGTCCTCGTCGGCCCCCCCAATGCCGGCAAGAGCCGCCTCTTCAACGCGATCCTGGGCGGCGACCACGCCCTCGTCTCCCCACTGGCCGGGACCACCCGCGACTACCTCGCCGCCCCCTGCGCCTGCGACGGCCTGGTCGTCGAGCTGGTCGACACGGCGGGGATCGAGACCGCCGCCGACGCGATCGCCGCCGCGGCCCAGGAGCGAAGATCCTCCGAAGCGGAACGCGCCGACCTGATCCTCGCCTGCGCCGCCGGCGACGCGACCGGCCCCGACGTCCTCGATGAGGACGATCGCGTGCTGCGGGTCTGGAACAAGGGCGACCTGCAAGGCCCGCCGGGCGACGATTGGATCGTCACGAGCGCGGCGGCCGGCGCGGGGATCGCCGAGCTGAAGCGGGCCGTCGCCGCCGCGATCCGCCGCCGCGAGGGCGACCATGCGGCGACGGCGACGTCCGCCCGCTGCCGAGACGCGCTGACGCGGGCCGCCGCCGCTCTCCAGGACGCTTCATCCGCCCTGCTCGCCTCGGCCGGCGACGAACTGATCGCCTTCGAGCTTCGCGACGCGCTCGACTCACTGGGCGAGGTCACCGGCGCGGTCGTCGCCGACGACGTCCTCGACCGCATCTTCGCCCGCTTCTGCATCGGGAAATGA
- the tsaB gene encoding tRNA (adenosine(37)-N6)-threonylcarbamoyltransferase complex dimerization subunit type 1 TsaB: MPSSQNLLALDTSGDRSTIGLRTASGLVFEAETDGSRKHGRDLIPCIRTLLEQAGIRPLELGTIGVGLGPGSYTGLRIGLTAARTLAYAAGARLVGFDSLEALAGNAPESATRVLVVGDAQRGDLYAAEFSREAPGAPLVARGPTRIEPLSEWSSRVEAGDFVLASGLKSPAMRSSLAALAAIDLDDPIHRATGRGLVELTLRLAENGPPGDLWGLEPNYLRRSAAEDQWDARAARP, from the coding sequence GTGCCCTCCTCCCAGAATCTCCTCGCCCTGGACACCTCGGGAGACCGCTCGACGATCGGCCTTCGGACCGCCTCGGGCCTGGTCTTCGAAGCCGAGACCGACGGTTCGCGGAAGCACGGCCGCGACCTGATCCCCTGCATCCGGACCCTGCTGGAGCAGGCGGGGATCCGGCCGCTCGAACTCGGCACGATCGGCGTCGGCCTGGGGCCGGGCTCGTACACGGGCCTGCGGATCGGCCTGACCGCGGCGCGGACGCTCGCCTACGCGGCCGGCGCGCGGCTGGTCGGGTTCGACAGCCTGGAGGCCCTGGCCGGCAACGCCCCGGAGTCGGCGACCCGGGTCCTGGTCGTCGGCGACGCCCAGCGCGGCGACCTCTACGCCGCCGAATTCTCCCGCGAGGCCCCCGGCGCCCCGCTGGTCGCCCGCGGCCCGACCCGGATCGAGCCCCTGTCCGAGTGGTCGTCGCGGGTCGAGGCCGGGGATTTCGTCCTGGCCTCGGGCCTCAAGAGCCCGGCGATGCGTTCGAGCCTGGCGGCCCTCGCCGCGATCGACCTCGACGACCCGATCCACCGCGCCACCGGCCGCGGGCTCGTCGAGCTGACCCTGCGGCTGGCCGAGAACGGCCCGCCCGGCGACCTCTGGGGCCTGGAGCCCAACTACCTGCGCCGGAGCGCGGCCGAGGACCAGTGGGACGCCCGAGCGGCCCGGCCCTGA
- a CDS encoding RbsD/FucU family protein has translation MLKRISPILSPELLHLIAQMGHGDELVIADANFPAVTCAKRLVRADGHGVPVILEAILQLFPLDSFVEAPAAVMRRIDKPGDPAPIWAEYQRILDSAEGRHIAMEQVERFAFYDRAKTTFGVVATGEGALYGNIIIKKGIIPPS, from the coding sequence ATGCTCAAGCGCATCTCGCCCATCCTCTCCCCGGAGCTGCTGCACCTGATCGCCCAGATGGGGCACGGCGACGAGCTGGTGATCGCCGACGCCAACTTCCCGGCCGTGACCTGCGCGAAGCGACTCGTGCGGGCCGACGGCCATGGCGTCCCGGTGATCCTGGAGGCCATCCTCCAGCTCTTCCCTCTCGACAGCTTCGTGGAGGCCCCGGCGGCCGTCATGCGGCGGATCGACAAGCCCGGCGACCCCGCGCCGATCTGGGCCGAATACCAGCGCATCCTCGACAGCGCCGAGGGCCGGCACATCGCGATGGAGCAGGTCGAGCGGTTCGCCTTCTACGACCGCGCCAAGACGACCTTCGGCGTGGTCGCCACCGGCGAGGGCGCCCTGTACGGCAACATCATCATCAAGAAGGGCATCATCCCGCCCTCTTGA
- a CDS encoding tetratricopeptide repeat protein has protein sequence MRGIEFYDRILDMPGPSAIAQLFYAGMFLVVAAVLLLSLGRMRWLARGLGILGVFCFMLAMFLIHEQKVVETKDDHVTVTHWRYSPAMRFQVRVALLGLPAAATFLMMQIYWSMQRRQRSAAPGHIKEGRVRIVKGDLDGALTAFNEVLRTSPYLGEAYFYRGTVHQAQGRNDEALADFDQALRCDPQMAGAYLMRGRLLTERGTLEAAGADLDRYLSMRPSDVEGYLHRGLCRVKEGRDAEAVSDLQRVLKLTNHSDFAEPARAALDALYEKVPSAEETEALSPPDVPIKSVLDGLPKYDEQAEVEAQEKLAGGPANGSESPAASSGRTLPPH, from the coding sequence ATGAGAGGCATCGAGTTCTACGACCGCATCCTCGACATGCCCGGGCCGTCGGCGATCGCGCAGCTGTTCTACGCGGGCATGTTCCTGGTCGTCGCGGCGGTCCTCCTGCTGTCGCTCGGCCGGATGCGATGGCTGGCCCGCGGGCTGGGGATCCTCGGGGTCTTCTGCTTCATGCTGGCCATGTTCCTGATCCACGAGCAGAAGGTCGTCGAGACGAAGGACGACCACGTCACCGTCACCCACTGGCGGTACTCGCCGGCGATGCGGTTCCAGGTCCGCGTCGCCCTCCTGGGCCTGCCGGCCGCGGCGACCTTCCTGATGATGCAGATCTACTGGAGCATGCAGCGCCGGCAGCGGTCCGCGGCCCCCGGGCACATCAAGGAGGGTCGAGTCCGGATCGTCAAGGGCGACCTCGACGGCGCCCTGACGGCCTTCAACGAGGTCCTTCGAACCTCGCCCTACCTGGGCGAGGCGTACTTCTATCGCGGGACCGTCCACCAGGCCCAGGGCCGCAACGACGAGGCCCTGGCCGATTTCGACCAGGCGCTGCGGTGCGACCCCCAGATGGCCGGCGCCTACCTCATGCGGGGGCGGCTGCTCACCGAACGCGGCACGTTGGAGGCCGCCGGGGCGGACCTGGACCGCTACCTCTCCATGCGGCCCAGCGACGTCGAGGGCTACCTCCATCGCGGCCTCTGCCGCGTCAAGGAAGGCCGCGACGCCGAGGCCGTCTCCGACCTCCAGCGCGTCCTGAAGCTGACGAACCACTCGGACTTCGCCGAGCCGGCGCGGGCCGCGCTCGACGCCCTGTACGAAAAGGTCCCCTCGGCCGAGGAGACCGAAGCCCTCTCGCCGCCCGACGTCCCCATCAAGTCCGTCCTCGACGGCCTGCCCAAGTACGACGAGCAGGCCGAGGTCGAGGCCCAGGAGAAGCTCGCCGGCGGGCCGGCGAACGGCTCGGAGTCGCCGGCCGCCAGCTCCGGCCGGACGCTTCCGCCTCACTAG